AAGGATTTCAAATATTCTTAAATCAGTGGAATATTACACATACCACAGGAATCCTTTCTAATTCCCAAGAACAGGCCATAATTGAAAGAACTAATAGAACACTCAAAGCTCAATtggttaaacaaaataaaaaaaggaaaaagacagtaATGAGTATAACACTACCCAGATGCAACTTAATCTAGCactctatactttaaatttttaaaatatatatagaaatcagACCACTACTTCTGCAGAACAACATTTGACTGGTAAAAAGAACAGCCCACATGAGGGAAAACTGACTTGGTGGAAACACAACAAACATAAAACATGGGAAATAGGTAAGGTGATAACATGGGGGAGAGGTTTTGCTTGTGTTTCAGCAGGAGAAAATCAGCTTCCTGTTTGGGTACCCGCTAGACATGTGAAGTTCTACAATGAACCCACCAGAGATGCAAAGGAAGGCGCCTCCCCAGACACAGAGAACCCGCAATCGAACATCATCAACTCGCAGGGTGAACAAAATGGTGATATCAGAAGAACAGATGAAGCTGCCATCCACCAAGAAGGCGGAGCCTCCGACCTGGGCCCAGCTAAAGAAGCTGGCACAGTTAGCTGAAAAAAGCCTGGAAAACACCAGGGTAACACAAACTCCAGAGAATATGCTGCTTGCAGCTTTCGTGATTGTATCAACGGTGGTAAGTCTCCCTATGTCTGCAGGAGCCGCTGCAGCTAACTATACTTATTGGGCCTATGTGCCTTTCCCAGCCTGAATTCGGGCAGTCACTTGGATAGATAATCCTATTGAAGTAGATGTTAATAACAGTGCATGGGTACAAGGCCCCACAGATGACCGTGGCCCTGCCCAACCTGAAGAAGAAGGAATGATGATAAACATTTCCACTGGGTACCATTATCCTCCTATTTGCCTGGGAAAAGCACCAGGATGCTTAATGCCTACAATCCAAAATTGATTGGTAGAAGTACCTACTGTCAGTGCCACCAGTAAATTTACTTATCATAGGATAAGTGGAATGTCACTTGAGTCACAAGTGAATAATTTACAGAATTCTTCCTATCAAAGATCCTTACAATTTAGGCCTAAAGGGAAACCATGTCCCAAGGAAATTCCAAAAGAATCAAAAGACCCAGAAGTCTTAGTTTGGGAAGAATGTGTGGCTGATACTGCAGTGGTActacaaaacaataaatttgGAACTATTATAGACTGGGCCCCTCGAGGCCAATTATATTATGATTGTATGGGCCAGACTCACTCATGTTCACAGGCTCCATCTGTCTGGCCCACTAATCCAGCCTATGATAGTGATTTAACTAAAAAGCTAGACCAGGTTTATAGAAGGCTAGAATCACCCTATCATTGGAAAGGGGGTGAAAAGGGGATTTCATCACCCTGACCAAAGTTACTTAGTCCTGTTGTTGGTCCTGAACACCCAGAATTATGgaagctcactgtggcctcataCCACATTAGAATTTGGTCTGGAAATCAACTTATGGGAAGAAGAAATCATAAGCCATATTATACTATCAACCTAAGTTCCAATCTGACAATTCCTTTGCAAAGTTGTGTAAAACCCCCTTCTATGCTGGTTGTAGGAAACATAGTTCTTAAACCAGATTCCCAAACTATAACCTGTGAAAATTGCAGGTTGTTTACTTGCATTGATTCAACTTTGGATTGGCAGCATCGTATTCTGTTAGTAATGGCAAGAGAAGGCGTGTGGATCCCCGTGTCCACGGACCAACCGTGGGAGGCTTCTCCATCCGTACATATCATCGCAGAAGTATTAAAAGGAGTCCTAACCAGatctaaaaaattcatttttactttaattgcaGTGATTATGGGTCTTATTGCAGTCACAGCTactgctgcagctgctggaattgctttacactcctctgttCAAACTGCAGAATATGTGAATAATTGGCAAAAGAATTCCTCAAAATTGTGGAATTCTTAGACTCAAATAGATCAAAAATTGGGAAATCCAATTAATGATCTTAGACAAACTGTTATCTGGATGGGAGATAGGCTCATGAGCTTGGAATATCTTTCTCAGTTACAGTGTGACTGGAATACATCAGAGTTTTGTATTACACCTGGAGCCAAGAATGAATCTGAACATCACTGGGACATGGTTAGATGCCATCTacaaggaagagaagataatCTAACCTTAGATGTTTCTAAATTGaaagaacaaatttttgaaaCATCAAAAGCCCAGTGAAATCTGGTGCCGGAAAGGGAGGCAATGGTAAAAGCTGTTAATAGCCTCACAAATCTTAACCCTGTCACTTGGGTTAAAACCACTGGAAATTCCACTATTGCAAATTTTGTATTAATCCTTGTATGTCTGTGTTCTCTATTGTTATTCTACAGGTGTATCCGGCAGCTCTGGAGAAACAGTGACCAGCGAGAAtgggccatgatgacgatggcggttttgtcaaaatgaaaagggggaaatgtagggaaaagaaagagagatcagactgtcactgtgtctatgtagaaacggaggacataagagactccattttgaaaaagacctgaactttaaacaattgctttgctgagatgttgttaatttgtagctttgccccagccacttggaCCCAGCCACTTGGACCCAacttggagctcacaaaaacatgtgttgtagaAAATCAAGGTTTACGGGATCTAgagctgtgcaggatgtgccttgttaacaaaatgtttatagGGAGTATACTTggaaaaagtcattgccattctctagtctcaataaaccaaggtcacaatgcactgtggaaagccgcagggacctctgcccttgacaGCGGTGTGTTGTCCAAAGTTTCTCCCCATGTCacagtctgaaatatggcctcgtgggatgagaaaggcctgactgtcccccagcctgacacccgtaaagggtctgtactgaggtggattagtaaaagaggaaagtctCTTGCAGCTGAGatggaggaaggccactgtctcctgcttgaccctgggaactgaatgtctcggcGTAAAACCCGACTGTACACTTGTTCAACTCTGACATAGGAGAAAAGCTGCCCTGTGGCGGGAGGGGAGACATGCTTGCagtaatgctgccttgttattctttactctgCTGAGATGTtcaggtggagagaaacataaatcaggCCAACGTGCACGTCCAGGtgtagtaccttcccttgaacttaatcatGATATAGATTCTTTTGCTCCCATGTCTTTtgttgaccttctccttattatcaccctgctctcctactacattcctttttgcagaaataatgagaataataatcaatgaaaactgagggaactcagaggccggtgccggtgcaggtccttggtgtgctgagtgccagtcccctagacccactgttgtttctttctactttgtgtgtgtgccttatttcttttctccgtCTCTCATCCCACgagactagaaatacccacaggtgtggaggggcaggccaccccttcagcgAGAGCATGATAtgactcctaatatcacagggggttTGACACCAATATCCCAGGGGGTGGACACCCCCCTGGgatgttgttcctaatatccagggggagagagggtgatattactcccaatatcgcaggggataTAAACCACCCCTGtggtattactcctaatatccagGCGGAGAGAggaagatattactcccaatatcgcaacAGGTGTACCAACCGCATGATTTGGTTTTGAACATCCGGGGggcagaggatgatattactccccgtGTTGCAGGGAGTGTACCCACCCATGTGATACTCTTCCTGATATCCAGAGGGCGAcaggatattattcccaatattgcaggggttGCACACATCCCTGGGAAACTCTCCCTCAtatccagagggagagaggatgatatcactcccacTACCGCAGGGGGCGTACACGGCCCTGTGATACTCTTCCTCATATCCAGAGGGAGAGAggctgatattactcccaatatcgcagggggtgtacacaaccctgtgatattgttcctcatATGCAGAGCGAAAGAGGATGATATGACTCTCAATATCGCAGAGGGTGTATGACCCTCTTGTCATATTGTTCTTAGTACCttgggagggagaggataagaTTCCATTGAGTATCGCAGGGAATGTACACCCTTCCACTCTGATAcccttcctaatatccaggggaagagaggataattttactcccaatatcgcagaggcagtacacccccaccccccaccccgtgctattgttcctaatatgcaaggggggagaggatgatacttctcccaatatcgcagggctgTTCACATCCCCAGttacatttttcctaatatctaggGGAGAGACAATTAGATGACAGCAAATATCGCAGGGTGTGTCCATCCCttcctgatattgttcctaatatccggggggaagaggatgatatcaaATATCAAAGGGGGTGTACAGGTCCCCCcacgatattgttcttaatattcatGAGGGGAGATGACGATACTACTCGAAATATTGCAGGGGATATTCacagcccctgtgatattgttgctAATATCCACGGGGGGAGAAAATAATACTACTTCTAATATCGCAGGTGGTGTACACCCCACCTGAAATATTGGGCCGAATAtccaaagagggagaggatggtatTCATACCAATGTCAAAGTGTGTGTACACgccccttgtgatatggtttgtaatatccagggggCGGGAGGACGATATTAGACCCaacatcacagagggtgtacactacCCCTGTGATATAGTCCGTAACTtccagaggggagaggatgatatcactccccATATCTCAGAAGTTGTACaacccccgtgatattgttcgtCATATCCAGGGAGGCACAGGATGACATTACATCCAATTTCGCGACAGGCGTACACGCACACTGTGATATTTTGCCTCATATccaagaagggagaggatgatattactcccaagaAAGCAGTGGGTGTACATTACCCCTGAGTTGTTGTCTCTAATATCCGGGGGCGGGGTGGAGAGGATAACATCCCCTCAACTTTGG
This window of the Pongo abelii isolate AG06213 chromosome 6, NHGRI_mPonAbe1-v2.0_pri, whole genome shotgun sequence genome carries:
- the LOC129060284 gene encoding endogenous retrovirus group K member 113 Rec protein-like, encoding MNPPEMQRKAPPQTQRTRNRTSSTRRVNKMVISEEQMKLPSTKKAEPPTWAQLKKLAQLAEKSLENTRVTQTPENMLLAAFVIVSTVVYPAALEKQ